In Tubulanus polymorphus chromosome 2, tnTubPoly1.2, whole genome shotgun sequence, a single window of DNA contains:
- the LOC141900613 gene encoding delta-stichotoxin-Sgt2a-like, translated as MFTKTLIVTLAIFMVLGAATASDEVHIAKRGVPCFCPGRFGLGQGTYWLIGGPSSNCCSWGIGKCCKN; from the exons atgtttacCAAAACTTTGATTGTTACTTTGGCCATTTTCATGGTTCTCGGAGCCGCCACGGCTTCAG ATGAAGTACATATTGCCAAGAGAGGTGTACCATGTTTCTGCCCAGGTAGATTCGGTCTCGGCCAGGGAACCTACTGGCTGATTGGTGGACCAAGCAGCAACTGTTGCAGCTGGGGTATTGGAAAATGTTGCAAAAACTAA